A region of Maridesulfovibrio sp. DNA encodes the following proteins:
- a CDS encoding LysE family translocator has translation MDALTLAFIPVAAILTVTPGSDTMLVVNNTLTRSTADGLCTVAGINAGLLIHALASALGLSMILMQSAAAFEMVKMAGALYIIYLGFQSLRSSRKHEQMKLSSKPCSKGVCASIREGFLTNVLNPKVAVFYLALLPQFISPGESILRQSMLLMAIHFSMGIIWFSFVTLALGRIRHLVSGGKFKKRLEAISGIVFIGLGLKMALSRN, from the coding sequence ATGGACGCACTGACTCTCGCATTCATCCCGGTCGCAGCAATTCTGACCGTCACTCCCGGATCGGACACCATGTTAGTGGTCAATAACACCCTGACCAGATCCACTGCCGACGGCCTGTGTACGGTTGCCGGAATCAACGCAGGACTGCTTATCCATGCCCTTGCTTCAGCATTGGGATTATCCATGATACTCATGCAGTCAGCGGCAGCTTTTGAAATGGTCAAGATGGCCGGCGCGCTCTATATCATTTACCTTGGTTTTCAGTCCCTGCGCAGCAGCAGGAAACATGAGCAGATGAAATTATCATCAAAACCATGCAGCAAGGGAGTCTGCGCTTCCATCCGTGAAGGTTTCCTGACCAATGTGCTTAATCCCAAAGTAGCAGTCTTTTATCTTGCACTACTGCCCCAATTCATTTCTCCAGGCGAATCCATCCTGCGCCAGTCCATGCTGCTCATGGCCATCCACTTCAGCATGGGAATTATCTGGTTCAGCTTCGTCACTTTGGCACTGGGCAGAATCCGCCATCTCGTTTCCGGGGGCAAATTCAAAAAAAGACTGGAAGCCATTTCCGGTATTGTTTTCATCGGCCTCGGCCTGAAGATGGCCCTCAGCAGAAATTAA